From Streptomyces cyaneogriseus subsp. noncyanogenus, the proteins below share one genomic window:
- a CDS encoding vitamin B12-dependent ribonucleotide reductase, with amino-acid sequence MTETASGPARSSRAKSPKAGKGLRIERIHTTPGVHPYDEVAWERRDVVMTNWRDGSVNFEQRGVEFPDFWSVNAVNIVTSKYFRGAVGTPQRETSLKQLIDRIVKTYRKAGEDHKYFASPADAEIFEHELAYALLHQIFSFNSPVWFNVGTKQPQQVSACFILSVDDSMESILDWYKEEGMIFKGGSGAGLNLSRIRSSKELLSSGGNASGPVSFMRGADASAGTIKSGGATRRAAKMVVLDVDHPDIEDFIETKVKEEEKIRVLRDAGFDMDLGGDDITSVQYQNANNSVRVNDEFMKAVEEGGKFGLRARMTGEVIEEVDAKQLFRKIAEAAWACADPGIQYDDTINNWHTCPESGRITASNPCSEYMHLDNTSCNLASLNLMKFLKDDGKGNQSFEAERFQKVVELVITAMDISICFADFPTQKIGENTRAFRQLGIGYANLGALLMATGHAYDSDGGRALAGAITSLMTGTAYRRSAELAAVVGPYDGYARNADAHQRVMKQHADANGTAVRMDDLDTPVWAAATEAWQDVLRLGEKNGFRNSQASVLAPTGTIGLAMSCDTTGVEPDLALVKFKKLVGGGSMQIVNGTVPQALRRLGYQEEQIEAIVAHIAEHGNVIDAPGLKQEHYEVFDCAMGERAISPMGHVRMMAAIQPWISGAISKTVNMPETATVEEVEEIYFEAWKLGVKALAIYRDNCKVGQPLSAKKKDVAEEKKADEQPAAAEPKVEKVVEYRPVRKRLPKGRPGITTSFTVGGAEGYMTANSYPDDGLGEVFLKMSKQGSTLAGMMDAFSIAVSVGLQYGVPLETYVSKFTNMRFEPAGMTDDPDVRMAQSIVDYIFRRLALDFLPFETRSALGIHSAEERQRHLETGSYEPADDEVDVEGLAQSAPRAQELKAVATPKTESEAVKPAPKQAHTSAELVEMQLGIQADAPLCFSCGTKMQRAGSCYICEGCGSTSGCS; translated from the coding sequence ATGACAGAGACGGCGAGCGGTCCGGCACGGAGTTCCCGAGCCAAGAGCCCCAAGGCGGGCAAGGGACTGCGTATCGAGCGCATCCACACCACCCCCGGGGTCCACCCCTACGACGAGGTGGCCTGGGAGCGCCGTGACGTCGTCATGACCAACTGGCGCGACGGCTCGGTCAACTTCGAGCAGCGCGGCGTGGAGTTCCCCGACTTCTGGTCGGTGAACGCGGTCAACATCGTCACCAGCAAGTACTTCCGGGGTGCCGTCGGCACCCCGCAGCGCGAGACCAGCCTCAAGCAGCTGATCGACCGCATCGTGAAGACGTACCGGAAGGCCGGTGAGGACCACAAGTACTTCGCCTCGCCCGCCGACGCGGAGATCTTCGAGCACGAGCTGGCCTACGCCCTCCTGCACCAGATCTTCAGCTTCAACAGCCCCGTCTGGTTCAACGTGGGCACCAAGCAGCCCCAGCAGGTCTCCGCCTGCTTCATCCTGTCCGTCGACGACTCCATGGAGTCGATCCTCGACTGGTACAAGGAAGAGGGCATGATCTTCAAGGGCGGCTCGGGCGCCGGCCTGAACCTCTCCCGGATCCGCTCCTCCAAGGAGCTGCTGTCCTCCGGCGGCAACGCCTCCGGCCCGGTCTCCTTCATGCGGGGCGCCGACGCCTCCGCCGGAACGATCAAGTCCGGTGGCGCTACCCGCCGTGCGGCCAAGATGGTCGTCCTCGACGTGGACCACCCGGACATCGAGGACTTCATCGAGACCAAGGTCAAGGAAGAGGAGAAGATCCGCGTCCTGCGCGACGCGGGCTTCGACATGGACCTGGGCGGCGACGACATCACGTCCGTCCAGTACCAGAACGCCAACAACTCGGTCCGCGTGAACGACGAGTTCATGAAGGCGGTCGAGGAGGGCGGCAAGTTCGGCCTGCGCGCCCGTATGACCGGCGAGGTCATCGAGGAGGTCGACGCCAAGCAGCTCTTCCGCAAGATCGCGGAGGCCGCGTGGGCCTGCGCCGACCCGGGCATCCAGTACGACGACACCATCAACAACTGGCACACCTGCCCCGAGTCCGGCCGGATCACCGCGTCGAACCCGTGCAGCGAGTACATGCACCTGGACAACACGTCCTGCAACCTGGCCTCGCTGAACCTGATGAAGTTCCTGAAGGACGACGGCAAGGGCAACCAGTCCTTCGAGGCCGAGCGCTTCCAGAAGGTCGTCGAGCTGGTCATCACCGCGATGGACATCTCGATCTGCTTCGCGGACTTCCCGACCCAGAAGATCGGCGAGAACACCCGCGCCTTCCGCCAGCTCGGCATCGGCTACGCCAACCTCGGCGCCCTGCTGATGGCCACCGGCCACGCCTACGACTCCGACGGCGGCCGCGCCCTGGCCGGTGCCATCACCTCCCTGATGACCGGCACGGCCTACCGCCGCTCCGCCGAGCTCGCCGCGGTCGTCGGCCCGTACGACGGCTACGCCCGCAACGCCGACGCCCACCAGCGCGTCATGAAGCAGCACGCCGACGCCAACGGCACGGCCGTCCGCATGGACGACCTGGACACCCCGGTGTGGGCCGCCGCGACCGAGGCGTGGCAGGACGTGCTGCGCCTGGGCGAGAAGAACGGCTTCCGCAACTCCCAGGCGTCCGTGCTCGCCCCGACCGGCACCATCGGTCTGGCGATGTCCTGCGACACCACCGGTGTCGAGCCCGACCTCGCGCTGGTCAAGTTCAAGAAGCTGGTCGGCGGCGGCTCGATGCAGATCGTCAACGGCACCGTCCCGCAGGCCCTGCGCCGCCTGGGCTACCAGGAGGAGCAGATCGAGGCGATCGTCGCCCACATCGCCGAGCACGGCAATGTGATCGACGCCCCCGGCCTCAAGCAGGAGCACTACGAGGTCTTCGACTGCGCCATGGGCGAGCGGGCCATCTCCCCGATGGGCCACGTCCGCATGATGGCGGCGATCCAGCCGTGGATCTCGGGTGCCATCTCCAAGACGGTCAACATGCCGGAGACGGCGACCGTCGAGGAGGTCGAGGAGATCTACTTCGAGGCGTGGAAGCTGGGCGTCAAGGCGCTCGCCATCTACCGCGACAACTGCAAGGTCGGCCAGCCGCTCTCCGCGAAGAAGAAGGACGTCGCGGAGGAGAAGAAGGCCGACGAGCAGCCCGCGGCCGCCGAGCCCAAGGTCGAGAAGGTCGTCGAGTACCGCCCCGTCCGCAAGCGCCTCCCGAAGGGACGTCCCGGCATCACCACGTCCTTCACCGTCGGCGGTGCCGAGGGTTACATGACCGCCAACTCCTACCCGGACGACGGTCTCGGCGAGGTCTTCCTGAAGATGTCCAAGCAGGGCTCGACCCTGGCGGGCATGATGGACGCCTTCTCCATCGCGGTCTCCGTCGGCCTCCAGTACGGCGTGCCGCTGGAGACGTACGTCTCGAAGTTCACCAACATGCGCTTCGAGCCGGCCGGCATGACGGACGACCCGGACGTGCGGATGGCGCAGTCGATCGTCGACTACATCTTCCGCCGCCTGGCGCTCGACTTCCTGCCCTTCGAGACGCGCTCCGCGCTCGGCATCCACTCCGCCGAGGAGCGTCAGCGCCACCTGGAGACCGGCTCCTACGAGCCGGCGGACGACGAGGTGGACGTCGAGGGCCTGGCCCAGTCGGCGCCGCGTGCCCAGGAACTGAAGGCCGTGGCCACGCCGAAGACCGAGTCCGAGGCGGTCAAGCCCGCGCCGAAGCAGGCCCACACCAGCGCGGAGCTGGTGGAGATGCAGTTG
- the lexA gene encoding transcriptional repressor LexA — protein sequence MTTTADSATITAQDRSQGRLEPVHAMNDATNPEGHKRSLPGRPPGIRADSSGLTDRQRRVIEVIRDSVQRRGYPPSMREIGQAVGLSSTSSVAHQLMALERKGFLRRDPHRPRAYEVRGSDQAATVQPTDTAGKPAASYVPLVGRIAAGGPILAEESVEDVFPLPRQLVGDGELFVLKVVGDSMIEAAICDGDWVTVRRQPVAENGDIVAAMLDGEATVKRFKREDGHVWLLPHNSAYEPIPGDDATILGKVVAVLRRV from the coding sequence GTGACCACCACCGCAGACAGCGCCACCATCACTGCCCAGGACCGCTCCCAGGGCCGACTGGAGCCGGTGCACGCGATGAACGACGCCACGAATCCCGAGGGGCACAAGCGCTCCCTGCCGGGCCGACCTCCAGGCATCCGGGCGGACAGTTCCGGGCTCACCGACCGCCAGCGCCGAGTGATCGAAGTCATCAGGGACTCGGTGCAGCGGCGCGGCTACCCGCCGTCCATGCGGGAAATCGGTCAGGCCGTCGGTCTCTCCAGCACGTCCTCGGTCGCCCACCAGCTCATGGCGCTCGAACGCAAGGGCTTCCTGCGCCGCGACCCGCACCGCCCGCGCGCGTACGAGGTGCGGGGCTCGGACCAGGCAGCCACCGTGCAGCCGACGGACACCGCCGGCAAGCCCGCCGCCTCGTACGTGCCGCTGGTCGGCCGCATCGCCGCCGGTGGCCCGATCCTCGCGGAGGAGTCGGTCGAAGACGTCTTCCCCCTGCCCCGGCAGCTGGTCGGCGACGGTGAGCTGTTCGTCCTGAAGGTCGTCGGTGACTCGATGATCGAGGCCGCCATCTGCGACGGCGACTGGGTCACGGTCCGCCGCCAGCCGGTCGCCGAGAACGGCGACATCGTGGCCGCGATGCTCGACGGTGAGGCCACCGTCAAGCGCTTCAAGCGGGAGGACGGGCACGTCTGGCTGCTGCCGCACAACTCGGCCTACGAGCCGATCCCCGGCGACGACGCGACGATCCTCGGCAAGGTGGTGGCCGTCCTGCGCCGCGTCTGA
- the nrdR gene encoding transcriptional regulator NrdR produces MHCPFCRHPDSRVVDSRTTDDGTSIRRRRQCPDCSRRFTTVETCSLMVIKRSGVTEPFSRTKIINGVRKACQGRPVTEDALAQLGQRVEEAVRATGSAELTTHDVGLAILGPLKELDLVAYLRFASVYRAFDSLEDFEAAIAELREQAEHPGGDGEGAGAGSQEDGRGPEGAAPVPGPAGAAD; encoded by the coding sequence ATGCACTGCCCCTTCTGCAGGCACCCCGACAGCCGCGTCGTCGACAGTCGTACGACCGACGACGGCACGTCGATCCGCAGGCGCCGTCAGTGCCCTGACTGCTCCCGTCGTTTCACGACCGTGGAGACCTGCTCGCTCATGGTGATCAAGCGGTCCGGGGTCACCGAACCCTTCAGCCGCACCAAGATCATCAATGGGGTGCGCAAGGCGTGTCAGGGGCGGCCCGTCACCGAGGACGCGCTGGCCCAGCTCGGCCAGCGGGTCGAGGAGGCGGTGCGGGCCACCGGCAGTGCCGAGCTGACCACCCACGACGTGGGCCTGGCCATACTCGGCCCGCTGAAGGAGCTGGACCTCGTCGCCTATCTGCGGTTCGCGTCCGTCTACCGGGCGTTCGACTCGCTGGAGGACTTCGAGGCCGCGATCGCGGAACTCAGGGAACAGGCGGAACACCCCGGCGGGGACGGCGAGGGCGCCGGCGCGGGGAGCCAGGAAGACGGCCGCGGGCCGGAGGGGGCCGCACCGGTCCCCGGGCCCGCAGGCGCCGCCGACTGA